Part of the Streptomyces sp. RFCAC02 genome is shown below.
GAGCCGCAATGCATCGTCGGGCTGCCGCAGCCGGGCATGGGCGTTCGCCACGTCCAGCACGTGGCGGTTCCGCGTGTTGGGTGTCAGGCCCGCGAGGAGGCGGGGCGGGATACGGCGGGCAAGCCCCACCACGCGAGCCGGGTGCCCGCCCACCGCGTGGTTCTCGATGCCCTGCATAACGACCCCGGGCAGATCGAACCTGCCCCAGCTGTACGGGTCGTTCGCACTCCGGCCTCCGAGCGCCATGGCGGCCGTCCGCGCCGCGCGGAGCAGAGAACGCGCTTCCTGCGGACGGTTGTTCCGGGCAGCAGCAGCCGAGCCGCGCATCAGCAGACGTCCCCACACCCCGAGTTCGGCGCGGGATGCCCGGGACAGGCGCGGCTCCACCTGGTCCGCCGTGTCAACGGCCAGCCGTTCCGTCTCGTCCAACCGCCCCTGGCGCAGCAGCATCCAGCCCTGGAGACAGACACCGCCCGCCGCCCGCGTACGGTCCCCGGCCCGCGCCGCCTCCTCCATGGCCTCACGCAGCGCGGTGTGTGCGAGGTCGTAGGCGCGCACCTGTGTCAGGTACCGGCCGGCCATCAGCAGGACGTCGGCCCGCAGCGCCGCCGCCTCGGCCCCCAGGTCCTCGACCGCCTGCCGTGCGGCCATGACCACCGGGGGCAGCAGCCGCCCCAACTCTCGGTAGTCGTCCCGGTAGTAAGCACCGACGAGGGTGTCCGCCGTACGCCGCAGGCTCACCAGGTCCACCGGCCCGGCCTCGTCCACCGGAACGCGGCCGTCCAGCCCGATCGGCGGAGCGATGGCCCGGCGCAGCTCCAGCAGAGCCATGGCCCGGTCGTCGGCGTGCGTGTCGGCGCCCATCCCCGGCGTCTCGAACAACTGGCTCGTCCGGAGCCCCAGCGCCCGCGCCAGAGCGTGATACGTGTCGATACGCGCGGCCCCGCCCGCCTCGATCTTCTTGACCACATTGACGTGCACGCCCGCCCGCTCGGCCAACCGCTCCTGCGTCCAGTCCCGGTCGAGCCGCGCCCGCCTGACCCGACGCCCGCTGACGTCGTTCCCGTCCATGGGCACCCCGCAGTCCGCCGGTCACCTCACCTATCAGGATAGAACCGGGCGCCGCCCATGGCCGATCATCGGCGGATGCGTCCGTTGAAGCATGGGTACACCAATCGGACCGTCGGTGACGGGGTCGTTGTCCTGAAGACGTACGAGGGGCCTGATGCCCGTGCGCGGTTGCGGCGTGAGCGTGCGGTGCTTGTCCGGCTGCGTGGGCGTGTTCCCGTTCCGCCCGTGGTCGGTGTGAGCGCGTCCTCGCTCACGCTCGGGTTCGTCGCCGGTGTGCAGGGGCAGGAGTTGCTCGACTCCGGCCGGGCCGGGGATGTCCTCGCGGGCTGCGGTGAGGTGCTGCGGCGTATCCATGACATCGCGCCGGGACCGGTGCTGGTGCACGGTGACTTCGGGCCGAACAACGTCCTGCTCGATCCCGCCACCTGCGAGGTCACCGCCGTGATCGACTGGGAGTTCGCGCGCATCGGCGAGCCGGTCGAGGACCTGGCCTGGTGCGAGTGGATCGTCCGCATGCACCACCCCGCACACCGTCACGCGCTCGGTGACTTCTTCCGCGCCTACGGCCGCGAGGTGCCGCCCTGGCCGGTGCGCAGGGCGGCCATGCTCGCCAGGTGCGAGGCGCTGCGCCAGTTCTGCGAGCGGTGGGAGCCGGACGGTCCCGGTGTGCGGCAGTGGCGCGAACGCGCGGCCGTCACCGCCAGGTGGGGCGCGTAGCCGTCGTCAGGGTGCCGTGTCCTCCTCCTCGATGCTCCGGTTCCAGTCCCGTTTGGACGCCTGCCAGCCGTCCTCGTCCTGGCCGAGCCGCCAGTAGCCGGACGCCGACAGGCGTTCCCCCGGCACGCCCCACTCGGTGCGCAGCAGGCGTCGGAGGTCCCGTACGAACCCCGCCTCGCCGTGCACGAACGCCTGCACGTCGTCCGCCGGCGGCGCCGGGGCGTCCCGCACCGCGCGGAGCAGTGCGTCGCCGACCCGGCCGCCGTTCCGGTGCAGCCAGTGGACGGTGGCGTCGGCCGCCGTCGTCACCGGCTGCTCCTCCTCAGGACCGGCGACCTCGACGTACGCCACCGCCCGTACGCCCGGCGGCAGCCGCTCCAGCGTCGCCGCGACGGCCGGCCACGCCGTCTCGTCGCCGGCCAGCAGGTGGTGGCCGACCGCCGGGTCGGGCGCGTAGCCGCCGCCCGGACCGGCGAAACGGATCGCGTCGCCCGGCCGGACCCGCACGGCCCACGGCCCCGCGAGCCCCTTGTCGCCGTGGTGCAGCAGATCGACGGACAGCTCGCGCCGCTCCGCGTCCCAGCGGCGCACGGTGTACGTCCGGGTGCGCGGCCACCGGTCGCGCGGCAGTTCGTCCCGGATGCGCCGCAGGTCGAACGGCTCCGGGTACGCCACGCCCGGCACCGGGAACAGCAGCTTCACGTAGTGGTCGGTGAACCGGCCCGCCGTGAACCCCGCGAGCCCCGGACCGCCCAGGACGACACGCGTCATGCGCGGGGTGAGCCGATCGACCCGCAGCACCCGCGCCGTCGTGACACGCGGGTTGCGGCGTCCTGGACGCTCCGCCATGGTTCCTCCTCCCCCCGGTCAGCCGGCCACCGGCGCGGGCAGCGGTACGCCGAGCCGGCCGGCCGCCCCGGTGAGCGCCTGCCACACCTTCGCGCCCACCGGCACGCCGTCGCGCGCCCGTTCGGCGGCGGTCGCGGCACTGCGCTCGCCCGGGTACGTGATCCCGGCGCCCTCGTCCGCGCGCGGCAGGCCCTTCAGGACGTCGAGGGTGCGGCCCACGTCGTCGGGGAGGGCGTCCGCGTCGCCGAACGCCGCCGGGTCGAGGGCGATGAGCAGCGCGTTCTGCCGGTGCGCCTTGCCCTCGGGCTCCCCGCCGTGGAACGCGGCGAGGATCGGCGCCTGCACGAGGACGCCCGTCAGCAGCTCGAACACCAGCGACATGCCCGCGCCCTTGGCGCCGCCCAGCGGCAGCGGCATCTTCGCCAGCGCCGGATCGGTCGTGGGCTCGCCGTCGGCCGTCGCGGCGGCGCCCTCCGGGAGCGGCCGCCCGCTCGCCCGGTACTGGGCGATCCGGCCGAGCGCGATCGTGGCCGTCGCCATGTCGAGCAGGACCGGCGGCCGGTCGCGCGCCGGGACGGCGACCGACAGCGGGCTGGTCGCGACGGCCGCGCCCCGGACGCCGGGGTAGGCCATGTTCGGCATGCCGGCGACGACGGCGACTCCGACGAGGCCCGCCCCGGCGATGCGGGACGTGTAGTAGCCGATGGCGCCGGTGTGGACGGTGCCGCGCACGGAGACCGCGCCGACACCGTTCGCGCGGGCGCGCGTCACCGCCTCGTCGGCGGCGGCCGTGAGCGCCACGGGACCCGGCGCGCGGTCGGCGTCGATGACGGCGACGCCCGGCGCGCCCGACGTGGTGCGCATCTCCGGCGCGGTGTTCGCCTCGCCCGAGGCGAGGAGTTCGAGGTAGCGGGGGACGCGGGACACGCCGTGGGAGTCGACGCCCCGCAGGCTCGCCCACATCAGGACGCCGGCGAGCGTGGCGGCCTCGTCGGCGCCGAGCCCCGAGCGGCGGAACAGGTCGTTCGTGAACGCGGTCAGCGCGTCCGCCGGGACGACGACTTTCGCTGGTGGCATGGGTGGTGCTCCCGTCTGTGGTCGGGTCAGCGGGTCACGGAGACGTCGACGATCGCGGTCGTGCCGGCCCGTACGGCCTTCCACGCGCGGGACAGCGCGGGCGCCAGCTCGTCCGGCGCCGTGACCGTCTCGCCGTGCATGCCGAACGGTTCGGCGAAGCTCGCCAGTTCGGGCTGGCCGCTCAGGTCGGTGCCGAGGAACTCGCCCGTCGCGACGGCCGCGCCGTCCGGGTAGAACCGCAGGTGGTTCATCCTCATCGAGCGGTACTCGTGGTTGTTGAAGACGACGATCAGCAGCGGGAGTCCCCGCGCCCGTGCCGCGTCGAGCGAGGCGATGACCGGGTTGTAGAGGAACGCGCCGTCCCCGATCGTGAGGACGACCGGCCGCGAGGGCGCCGCGAGCTTCACGCCCAGCGCGACCGCCATGCCCTGCCCGAGGCCGCCCTGCACGTAGAAGTACGAGTCGGGCGTCGAACGCAGCAGGTGACGCTGCACGATCCGGCTGTGCGTGATGCTCTCGTCCACGACGACCGGGTCGTCGCCGTCCTCGTCGACGACCCGCCGCAGGGTGGCCGCGAGGAGGACCGGGTCGATGCCGGACGGCGCCTCGCCGGCCCGCCGTTCCACCGCCTCGATCGACGCGGCGCCGGCCCGGTGCCGTGCGCGCTGCGTCTCCAGGCGGCGCGCGAGGACGGCGGGCTCCGGCGGCGTCTCGCGGGCCAGCCGGGCGAGTTCGCGGAGGGTCGGGGCGACCTCGCCCTCCAGGTAGTGGTCGGCGTGCAGCACCTGGTAGGCGATGTGCGGGCGCTGCGGCACCTCGTCGATGACGACGATCGTGGCGCGTGCCGGGCGCCTGCTCGGCGGGTAGAACGGCGCCCGGCAGTTGACGAGGACGATGAGGTCGGCCTCGTCCATGAAGGGTTCGATGTCGCCGCCGGCGTGCAGCTCGTGCGTCCTCGGGAAGTTGGCGCACACCGCCGAGTTCGGCTCCACGACCGGGACGGCCAGAGCCTCGGCGAGCACGACGAGCGCCGCCATGCCGTCCGCCTCGCGCCCGGCCGTCTCGGTGACGACGACCGGGTTGTCCGCCGACCTGAGCAGGTCCAGGACGGCGGCGACCTCCGCCGGGGCGCCGACCGTCGTGCCCCGGGGGGCGACCGGCGCCGGCTCCCGACCGTCCCACGGGTCGAGCAGCACCTCAAGCGGCACGTTGAGGTAGACGGGACCGGCGGGGGCGCGCGCGGCCAGCTCGGCCGAGCGCGTCAGCATCGCGGGGAGCGTGGCGACGCTCGCGGCCTGGTTGGCCCACTTCACGAACGGTGCGGCGAGCGCGTGCGGCCCGCCGACGACCGACAGGTTGCGGTACCACTGGCCGCCCGGGTCGGGGCCCGGGCCGTCGCCGTAGGTCGTGGACTCGGAGGACGCGATCACCATCGGCACGCCGGCGAGCAGCGCGCCGTGGATGGCGCACGAGCCCTGGAGCAGCCCGGGACCGGCGTGCAGCAGGACGCCCTGGGGGCGGCGCGTGACGAGCCCGTAGCCGGTCGCCATGCCCACGGCGACCGTCTCGTGCGTGAGGTCGAGGTAGCCGGGGCACGGCAGGCCGTCGCGGTGGTGCCGGGCCAGCGACTCCCACACCGGCGCCCACTCGGAGCCCGGTGAGGAGAAGATGTGGTCGGCGCCGACGGCGCGGAAGGCGGCGACGACGGCGTCACCGCCGTCGGCGCGGTGCTGGTTCTCGTGCTGGGTCACGGCCGCGCCTCAGCCCTCGATCGGCCAGCCGAGGCACTCGCAGATGCCCCGCCCCATGATCCACTCCAGCTCGTCGGCGGTGAAGTGGAAGTGCTTCGTGAACTGCTCGATGGTGTCGGTGTAGCCGATGCCGTGCCCGAGGAGGCGGGTGATGTCGGTGCCCCAGAAGCAGCGTTCGGGACCCATCTTGTCGACCATCTCCCGGACGTACTTCTCTATGTTGAGGTTCGGGAACGGGTGCGTCGAGTAGCCGGGGAGCGCGGACACCTTCACGTAGATGTTGGGGTGCTTGAACAGGTCGGCGGTCTCGGAGACCCAGTAGCCGATGGCGTCGTCCACGCAGCGGGCCATGATGCCCATGTGGTCGATGATGATCTTGAGCCCGGGGTGCTGCTCGGCGATCGCGCCCAGTTCGGCCTTCCACACCGGCGCGTGGACCATGGTGGGGATGCCCAGTTCCTCGGCGACCGGCCAGTACCAGTCGTTGGTGCCGTCGATCATCCAGTTGCGGTCCTGCGGCCGGTGGAACGTGAGGCGGGTGCCCTTCACGTACGGGTTCTGCGCGAAGTCGCGGAGCATCGCGGTGCCCTCGACCGGGTCGTTCTGCGGGATGCGCGCCATGATGCCGAACCGCTCGGGGTACGCCTCGCACGCCTCGAGCGAGTAGTCGATGCGGTTGCCCTCCCACGACGGCGGCAGGAGCAGCGCCCGGTTGACGCCCGCCTCGTCCATCATGGCGAGGCACTCCTCGTAGCTGAACGGGTCCTCGCGGTGCCCGTTGAGGCGGATGCGCTCCCGCGCGCCCGGGACCCAGGGGCGGTCGGGGGCCTCTTCCTTCCAGATGTGGACCTGGGAGTCGACGACGAACATGGGTGGTGCCTCCTGTGGTGAGTGCGGTGCCGTGGGGTCCGGCGGGTCTCAGTCCGCCGTGCCGTCGTGGAGCGCGTCCACGACGTGCTCGGCGATGGCCATGCACGAGGTCGCCGCCGGGGACGGCGCGTTGCGGATCGCGGTGACGGGTCCCGCGCGGTGGATGCGGAAGTCGTCCACGAGCGCGCCGTCCCGGTCGAGCGCCTGCGCCCGTACGCCCGCGCCGGCGCGCACGACGTCCGCCGCGCCGATCTCCGGTACGTAGCGGCGCGCGGCCTTCATGTAGGCGCGCTTGGAGAGGGAGCCGCGCATCTCGCCGGCGCCGGTGCGCCAGTGGCGGCGGGCCATGCGCCAGAAGCCGGGCCAGGCGAGGGTGCGGCGCAGGTCGCCGGGGCGTACGTCGCGCCTGCGGTAGCCCTCGCGGGCGAGCGCGAGGACCGCGTTCGGGCCGACCTCCACGTCGCCCGACACGCGGCGCGTGAAGTGGACGCCGAGGAACGGGTACCGCGGGTCGGGCACCGGGTAGATCAGCCCCCTGACCAGCGGCGCCTTCTCCGCCGACACCCGCATGTACTCCCCGCGGAACGGCACGATCCGCGGCGCCGCCCCGTCGCCCGCGAGCCCCGCAACGGTGTCGGCGTGCAGGCCCGCGCACACGACGAGCCGGTCCACCGCCTCCGAC
Proteins encoded:
- a CDS encoding helix-turn-helix transcriptional regulator → MDGNDVSGRRVRRARLDRDWTQERLAERAGVHVNVVKKIEAGGAARIDTYHALARALGLRTSQLFETPGMGADTHADDRAMALLELRRAIAPPIGLDGRVPVDEAGPVDLVSLRRTADTLVGAYYRDDYRELGRLLPPVVMAARQAVEDLGAEAAALRADVLLMAGRYLTQVRAYDLAHTALREAMEEAARAGDRTRAAGGVCLQGWMLLRQGRLDETERLAVDTADQVEPRLSRASRAELGVWGRLLMRGSAAAARNNRPQEARSLLRAARTAAMALGGRSANDPYSWGRFDLPGVVMQGIENHAVGGHPARVVGLARRIPPRLLAGLTPNTRNRHVLDVANAHARLRQPDDALRLMAGLRETTPDWLRHQGLARDTFRCARESRRRPLTSTHRELGEFLGLP
- a CDS encoding phosphotransferase, translating into MRPLKHGYTNRTVGDGVVVLKTYEGPDARARLRRERAVLVRLRGRVPVPPVVGVSASSLTLGFVAGVQGQELLDSGRAGDVLAGCGEVLRRIHDIAPGPVLVHGDFGPNNVLLDPATCEVTAVIDWEFARIGEPVEDLAWCEWIVRMHHPAHRHALGDFFRAYGREVPPWPVRRAAMLARCEALRQFCERWEPDGPGVRQWRERAAVTARWGA
- a CDS encoding siderophore-interacting protein, producing MAERPGRRNPRVTTARVLRVDRLTPRMTRVVLGGPGLAGFTAGRFTDHYVKLLFPVPGVAYPEPFDLRRIRDELPRDRWPRTRTYTVRRWDAERRELSVDLLHHGDKGLAGPWAVRVRPGDAIRFAGPGGGYAPDPAVGHHLLAGDETAWPAVAATLERLPPGVRAVAYVEVAGPEEEQPVTTAADATVHWLHRNGGRVGDALLRAVRDAPAPPADDVQAFVHGEAGFVRDLRRLLRTEWGVPGERLSASGYWRLGQDEDGWQASKRDWNRSIEEEDTAP
- a CDS encoding Ldh family oxidoreductase, giving the protein MPPAKVVVPADALTAFTNDLFRRSGLGADEAATLAGVLMWASLRGVDSHGVSRVPRYLELLASGEANTAPEMRTTSGAPGVAVIDADRAPGPVALTAAADEAVTRARANGVGAVSVRGTVHTGAIGYYTSRIAGAGLVGVAVVAGMPNMAYPGVRGAAVATSPLSVAVPARDRPPVLLDMATATIALGRIAQYRASGRPLPEGAAATADGEPTTDPALAKMPLPLGGAKGAGMSLVFELLTGVLVQAPILAAFHGGEPEGKAHRQNALLIALDPAAFGDADALPDDVGRTLDVLKGLPRADEGAGITYPGERSAATAAERARDGVPVGAKVWQALTGAAGRLGVPLPAPVAG
- a CDS encoding thiamine pyrophosphate-dependent enzyme yields the protein MTQHENQHRADGGDAVVAAFRAVGADHIFSSPGSEWAPVWESLARHHRDGLPCPGYLDLTHETVAVGMATGYGLVTRRPQGVLLHAGPGLLQGSCAIHGALLAGVPMVIASSESTTYGDGPGPDPGGQWYRNLSVVGGPHALAAPFVKWANQAASVATLPAMLTRSAELAARAPAGPVYLNVPLEVLLDPWDGREPAPVAPRGTTVGAPAEVAAVLDLLRSADNPVVVTETAGREADGMAALVVLAEALAVPVVEPNSAVCANFPRTHELHAGGDIEPFMDEADLIVLVNCRAPFYPPSRRPARATIVVIDEVPQRPHIAYQVLHADHYLEGEVAPTLRELARLARETPPEPAVLARRLETQRARHRAGAASIEAVERRAGEAPSGIDPVLLAATLRRVVDEDGDDPVVVDESITHSRIVQRHLLRSTPDSYFYVQGGLGQGMAVALGVKLAAPSRPVVLTIGDGAFLYNPVIASLDAARARGLPLLIVVFNNHEYRSMRMNHLRFYPDGAAVATGEFLGTDLSGQPELASFAEPFGMHGETVTAPDELAPALSRAWKAVRAGTTAIVDVSVTR
- a CDS encoding amidohydrolase family protein; its protein translation is MFVVDSQVHIWKEEAPDRPWVPGARERIRLNGHREDPFSYEECLAMMDEAGVNRALLLPPSWEGNRIDYSLEACEAYPERFGIMARIPQNDPVEGTAMLRDFAQNPYVKGTRLTFHRPQDRNWMIDGTNDWYWPVAEELGIPTMVHAPVWKAELGAIAEQHPGLKIIIDHMGIMARCVDDAIGYWVSETADLFKHPNIYVKVSALPGYSTHPFPNLNIEKYVREMVDKMGPERCFWGTDITRLLGHGIGYTDTIEQFTKHFHFTADELEWIMGRGICECLGWPIEG
- the lhgO gene encoding L-2-hydroxyglutarate oxidase; its protein translation is MADEVIGVVGAGVVGLAIGRELAARRPGTRVLVLEKEDRVAVHQTGHNSGVVHAGIYYAPGSLKARLCTRGRGMLREYCGERGLPYDECGKLVVAVDEADVARLDALHARAGDNAVPGLRRVDAAGIREIEPHAAGLAALHSPHTAITDYTLIARAFADDIAAAGGEVRCGFPVTGIHRDGGGLRVASGERSEAVDRLVVCAGLHADTVAGLAGDGAAPRIVPFRGEYMRVSAEKAPLVRGLIYPVPDPRYPFLGVHFTRRVSGDVEVGPNAVLALAREGYRRRDVRPGDLRRTLAWPGFWRMARRHWRTGAGEMRGSLSKRAYMKAARRYVPEIGAADVVRAGAGVRAQALDRDGALVDDFRIHRAGPVTAIRNAPSPAATSCMAIAEHVVDALHDGTAD